The proteins below come from a single Triticum aestivum cultivar Chinese Spring chromosome 5D, IWGSC CS RefSeq v2.1, whole genome shotgun sequence genomic window:
- the LOC123123238 gene encoding histone H1-like → MSTDAAAADIPVPQVEATADPVVETTADAAAGDAKATKATKAKAKAAKTPKAKKPSAPRKPKATPAHPTYAEMVTEAIAALKERNGSSTVAIAKYIEDKHKAHLPANFRKFMLTQIKKLVAAGKLTKVKASYKLTKAPAAPKKPKTKAPAKKKPAAKKKAPAKKPAAKSPAKKKPAAKPKAKAPAKTTKAAAKPKAAAKAKAPAKTTKAAAKPKPAAKTKAPAKPRGRPAKAAKTSAKDAPGKKAPAAASTPKKAAPRKPPTKRSAPVKKATPAKKAPAKKAKK, encoded by the exons ATGTCGACCGACGCCGCTGCCGCCGACATCCCGGTGCCTCAGGTGGAGGCGACCGCCGACCCCGTCGTGGAGACCACGGCtgacgccgccgccggcgacgcgaAGGCGACCAAGGCTAccaaggccaaggccaaggccgCCAAGACCCCCAAGGCGAAGAAGCCCTCCGCCCCGAGGAAGCCCAAGGCCACCCCCGCCCACCCGACCTACGCTGAG ATGGTGACGGAGGCGATCGCCGCGCTGAAGGAGAGGAACGGGTCGAGCACCGTCGCCATCGCCAAGTACATCGAGGACAAGCACAAGGCGCACCTCCCGGCCAACTTCCGCAAGTTCATGCTGACGCAGATCAAGAAGCTCGTGGCCGCCGGCAAGCTGACCAAGGTCAAGGCCTCCTACAAGCTCACCAAGGCCCCCGCagcgcccaagaagcccaagacgaaggcgcccgccaagaagaagccggcggcgaagaagaaggcgcCGGCCAAGAAGCCCGCCGCCAAGTCCCCAGCCAAGAAGAAGCCCGCCGCCAAGCCGAAGGCCAAGGCCCCAGCCAAGACCACCAAGGCCGCCGCCAAGCCCAAGGCCGCTGCCAAGGCCAAGGCTCCAGCCAagaccaccaaggccgccgcgaaGCCCAAGCCGGCCGCCAAGACGAAGGCGCCCGCCAAGCCTCGGGGCCGCCCCGCCAAGGCCGCCAAGACCTCCGCCAAGGACGCGCCAGGGAAGAaggcgcccgccgccgccagcaccccCAAGAAGGCCGCCCCCAGGAAGCCGCCCACCAAGCGGTCggcgccggtgaagaaggccacgcccgccaagaaggcccccgccaagaaggccaagaagtAG